One segment of Panicum virgatum strain AP13 chromosome 3K, P.virgatum_v5, whole genome shotgun sequence DNA contains the following:
- the LOC120699913 gene encoding probable E3 ubiquitin-protein ligase RHY1A has translation MPIASKLLYFQRRPSPAPPDPGPEPPDSRRRAGRDHSARQRRRSSFSSHHKPGQEPVPGNQRDSSKSLGPAGNLTEHVAGISSITRLNRSVSDHGRLPDAVQQARERLLQRLNSVDLSGRRQKSCPSETIWADFSSDCILGTLTNCFQPDDSIAASKVEEDVTEPVGSNTDERTPISPFSESIVPEIQHSVCNRAAEEGDDCTCEPPAECSICLERCGGTGDGLTQLHCKHVFHSLCLERWLRSRGDCPYCRATVALS, from the exons ATGCCGATCGCCTCCAAGCTCCTCTActtccagcgccgcccctcgccggcgccgccggaccCGGGCCCCGAGCCACCCGACTCTCGCCGCCGGGCCGGCCGCGACCACTCcgcccgccagcgccgccgcagctccttcTCCTCCCACCACAAGCCG GGCCAGGAACCTGTTCCAGGGAACCAAAGAGACTCTAGCAAGTCTCTTGGACCAGCTGGAAACCTAACAGAGCATGTAGCAGGGATATCCTCTATCACGAGACTAAACCGCAGCGTATCCGACCATGGCCGTCTTCCTGATGCCGTGCAACAGGCCAGGGAAAGGCTTCTTCAGAGGCTCAACAGCGTGGACTTATCAGGAAGAAG GCAAAAGTCATGCCCCTCAGAAACCATTTGGGCTGACTTCTCTTCTGACTGCATCCTAGGCACCCTAACCAACTGCTTCCAGCCTGACGACTCCATCGCTGCCAGCAAGGTTGAAGAAGACGTGACGGAGCCCGTCGGCAGTAACACTGATGAGCGTACGCCCATCTCACCATTCTCGGAATCCATTGTCCCTGAGATTCAACACTCAGTCTGCAACAGAGCAGCAGAGGAAGGCGATGACTGCACCTGTGAACCTCCAGCAGAGTGCTCCATATGCCTGGAGCGATGCGGCGGCACAGGCGACGGGCTCACCCAGCTGCACTGCAAGCACGTCTTCCACTCGCTGTGCCTGGAGCGGTGGCTGCGGTCCCGCGGCGACTGCCCCTATTGCCGGGCCACTGTGGCCCTCTCCTAA